Proteins co-encoded in one Natronorubrum daqingense genomic window:
- a CDS encoding type IV pilin, whose product MLPRRPSERDGSKPDSRAISPVIGVVLMVAIVVVVAAIAGAMALDMADTSEPRPNVALEAEPDGDSTTYEVSHQYGEELEGDITFQSADDSEELDDVELISPGGETSIDVEDADISEVDVIWTGEDGTEYIVDTLTLEPYIETEHGLEFGTYDDCEAIGYDHADSEEHDDIEIDEGVDVADDTVHCDINADAEVEIEDGYTLVGNLAIEDLEVENGTVEGDIRATEEVELEGDDDDDDEAKVDGDIELDGTGEENEFELEDGHVTGSIDAHGVDESELEIEDSTVDGAVDIHVEGSEEAELEIDDSTIEGPVEIYSEDEVDLEIDGEIKDSVVIFSGDEVELDSQGTVAGSVDIYSDGDIDVEGINDESVEEHSESDFE is encoded by the coding sequence ATGTTGCCACGTCGTCCCTCTGAGCGAGATGGTTCCAAACCGGATAGCCGAGCAATTTCGCCGGTGATCGGCGTGGTGCTGATGGTCGCAATCGTCGTCGTGGTGGCCGCCATCGCTGGCGCGATGGCCCTCGATATGGCTGATACCTCCGAGCCGCGACCAAACGTTGCGCTCGAGGCCGAACCCGATGGGGACAGTACAACCTACGAAGTCAGCCACCAGTACGGTGAGGAACTCGAAGGCGATATTACGTTCCAAAGCGCCGACGACTCCGAGGAACTAGACGATGTAGAATTGATCAGTCCGGGCGGTGAGACCTCGATCGACGTCGAGGACGCTGACATCTCCGAGGTCGACGTCATCTGGACTGGCGAGGATGGCACCGAGTATATCGTCGATACGCTGACGCTCGAGCCATATATCGAAACAGAACACGGACTCGAGTTTGGAACCTACGATGACTGTGAGGCGATCGGGTACGATCACGCAGATTCTGAAGAACATGACGACATTGAAATTGATGAGGGCGTAGACGTTGCCGATGACACTGTCCACTGCGATATTAATGCAGACGCCGAGGTTGAAATCGAAGATGGATACACTCTCGTTGGAAACTTAGCGATCGAGGATCTCGAGGTGGAGAATGGAACTGTCGAAGGGGACATTCGTGCGACTGAGGAGGTCGAACTCGAGGGTGATGATGACGATGACGATGAAGCGAAAGTTGATGGCGATATCGAACTCGATGGAACTGGCGAGGAGAACGAATTCGAACTCGAAGACGGGCATGTAACAGGTTCGATTGATGCCCATGGTGTCGATGAATCGGAATTAGAGATCGAGGATAGTACGGTTGACGGGGCAGTCGACATTCACGTTGAAGGTAGTGAAGAGGCTGAATTAGAGATCGATGATAGTACGATTGAGGGGCCAGTTGAAATCTATAGCGAGGATGAAGTAGACCTCGAAATAGATGGAGAGATCAAGGATTCAGTTGTTATTTTCAGTGGTGACGAAGTCGAACTCGATAGCCAAGGTACTGTCGCAGGCTCAGTTGACATCTATAGCGACGGTGACATTGATGTTGAAGGTATTAATGACGAGTCGGTTGAAGAGCACAGTGAATCTGACTTCGAATAA
- a CDS encoding NAD(P)/FAD-dependent oxidoreductase — MRDVCIVGGGVAGLAASIFTARAGLDTLVVDGGESILARNASLENYPGYPDGIDARRYLQLSREQARNAGATFELGHVTRIEAIDDTDLEQGFILETDGGEPLEARRVIAASWSDSEYLVPLDVGRLQRGSKHYVSVDDGGRTAVDGIYAAGRLANEPHQSIVAAGHGAKVGLAVIHDSDANFYHDWVAPEGYFTGRDRDVPPGCEEIDDDERLERDEQARARMLEAFSEPLDEQPTMHPSVAETDTEN; from the coding sequence ATGCGAGACGTCTGTATCGTCGGTGGCGGCGTCGCCGGCCTCGCCGCATCGATCTTCACCGCCCGTGCCGGACTGGACACCCTCGTCGTCGACGGGGGCGAATCGATCCTCGCGCGAAACGCAAGCCTCGAGAACTACCCCGGCTATCCCGATGGTATCGACGCGCGACGCTACCTGCAACTGAGCCGTGAACAGGCCCGAAACGCGGGCGCGACGTTCGAACTCGGTCACGTGACGCGAATCGAAGCGATCGACGACACGGACCTCGAGCAAGGGTTCATCCTCGAGACCGACGGTGGCGAGCCACTCGAGGCGCGGCGAGTGATCGCAGCGTCGTGGTCGGACAGCGAGTACCTCGTTCCGCTCGACGTGGGTCGACTCCAACGCGGGAGCAAGCACTACGTCTCGGTCGACGACGGCGGGCGAACGGCCGTCGACGGCATCTACGCGGCCGGGCGACTGGCCAACGAACCCCACCAGTCCATCGTCGCGGCGGGCCACGGCGCGAAAGTCGGCCTCGCGGTGATTCACGACTCGGACGCGAACTTCTACCACGACTGGGTCGCCCCCGAGGGCTACTTCACCGGCCGCGACCGGGACGTGCCGCCGGGGTGTGAGGAAATCGACGACGACGAACGCCTCGAGCGTGACGAACAGGCGAGAGCGAGGATGCTCGAGGCGTTTTCGGAGCCGTTGGACGAGCAGCCGACGATGCACCCGAGTGTTGCAGAGACGGACACAGAGAACTAA
- a CDS encoding SRPBCC family protein: MDRILLSTLVYRSPEEVFPYVQAFTNYPRYTEHLEDVTVHGDGGVGSRYDLRFAWWKLTYTARSRVTDISNPQSLEWRLTNSIDARGEWRIEAEPESAPVGEETASRVYFEAVYDPHTADTSSLSLPRFVSLDWVIRKVQPKLVGEAETVVERLVADIEGRRRPVELKVHETP; this comes from the coding sequence GTGGACAGAATTCTCCTCAGTACGCTCGTCTATCGCTCTCCGGAGGAGGTTTTCCCGTACGTGCAGGCGTTTACGAACTATCCTCGGTACACCGAGCACCTCGAGGACGTAACCGTCCACGGCGACGGCGGCGTCGGCTCTCGGTACGACCTCAGGTTCGCCTGGTGGAAGCTGACCTACACGGCTCGCTCGAGGGTTACGGATATCTCAAACCCCCAGTCACTCGAGTGGCGACTGACGAACAGTATCGACGCGCGCGGCGAGTGGCGCATCGAAGCGGAACCCGAGTCGGCCCCCGTCGGCGAGGAGACGGCGAGTCGAGTGTACTTCGAGGCGGTGTACGATCCGCACACGGCGGACACGAGTTCGCTCTCGCTCCCGCGATTCGTTTCGCTGGATTGGGTTATCAGGAAGGTCCAACCCAAGCTGGTTGGGGAAGCCGAAACCGTCGTCGAACGCCTCGTCGCGGACATCGAAGGGAGGCGACGGCCCGTCGAGTTGAAAGTTCACGAAACGCCGTAG
- a CDS encoding M42 family metallopeptidase, translated as MESSAFDFDHLKELTETSGVPGYEDRIRDLVIEDLEESVDRVRTDAMGNVVGTLEGESDHAVAVAAHMDEIGFMVRHLKGGEDGFGFVELDALGGWDARILKAQRVTIHTDDGDLPGVIGSPPPHTLSDEQREKTPEVEDVVVDVGLPYEDLEERVSPGDLVTMDQTTERVGETVTGKALDDRVCLFAMLEAARRLENPDATIHFCATVQEEVGLRGAQALGVDVDPDLAIALDVTVANDVPGFEDGKHVTDLGEGTAIKLKDGSVITNPKVHKRLQSVAEDEGIDYQHEILPAGGTDTAGFQFPAGAKPVGAISVPTRYLHTPTEAAHVDDVAATIDLLEAFLASEDGEHEYTL; from the coding sequence ATGGAATCATCCGCTTTCGATTTCGACCATCTCAAAGAACTGACTGAAACGAGTGGCGTCCCCGGCTACGAGGACCGAATTCGCGACCTCGTCATCGAGGACCTCGAGGAGAGCGTCGATCGCGTCCGGACCGACGCGATGGGGAACGTCGTCGGCACGCTCGAGGGCGAGTCCGATCACGCCGTCGCCGTCGCGGCGCACATGGACGAGATCGGGTTCATGGTTCGCCACCTCAAAGGCGGCGAGGACGGCTTCGGCTTCGTCGAACTCGACGCGCTCGGGGGCTGGGATGCCCGCATTCTCAAAGCCCAGCGGGTGACGATCCACACCGACGACGGCGACCTGCCGGGAGTGATCGGCTCGCCGCCACCGCACACGCTGAGCGACGAGCAACGCGAGAAGACACCCGAGGTGGAAGACGTCGTCGTCGACGTCGGCCTCCCCTACGAGGACCTCGAGGAACGCGTCTCGCCGGGCGACCTCGTCACGATGGACCAAACGACCGAACGCGTCGGTGAGACGGTCACGGGCAAAGCCCTGGACGACCGCGTCTGCCTGTTCGCGATGCTCGAGGCCGCGCGCCGCCTCGAGAACCCGGACGCGACGATCCACTTCTGTGCGACGGTGCAAGAGGAAGTCGGCCTCCGCGGTGCGCAAGCCCTCGGCGTCGACGTCGACCCCGACCTCGCCATCGCACTGGACGTCACCGTCGCGAACGACGTTCCCGGCTTCGAGGACGGCAAGCACGTCACCGACCTCGGTGAGGGGACGGCAATCAAACTCAAAGACGGCAGCGTCATCACGAACCCGAAGGTCCACAAGCGACTGCAGTCGGTCGCCGAGGACGAGGGTATCGACTATCAACACGAGATTCTGCCCGCCGGCGGCACCGATACGGCCGGGTTCCAGTTCCCCGCCGGAGCCAAGCCCGTCGGCGCGATTTCGGTGCCGACGCGCTACCTCCACACCCCGACCGAAGCCGCCCACGTCGACGACGTCGCGGCGACGATCGACTTACTCGAGGCGTTCCTCGCCAGCGAGGACGGCGAGCACGAGTACACGCTCTAA
- a CDS encoding thiolase C-terminal domain-containing protein — protein MSDVRVAGVGVTSFGNMPEKTGRELFATASIEAFEDSGVPREDVDALLYGNFMGELSEHQGHQGPLMAEAAGVQAPATRYESACASSGTAVRDAVLRLRNGEDDVILVGGAERMTNLGTAGATEALAIAADDLWEVRAGTTFPGAYALMAQAYFDEYGGEHEDLAHIAVKNHENALPNDKAQYQRAIDVEDVLEAPQVSSPLGLYDACPLSDGAAALVLTSESYAEEHDLESAVSITGTGQGGDRMALHDREYLARSPAARDAGEEAYADSGIGPADVDFAEVHDCFTIAEVLAIESLDLFQIGEGISAARDGRTTADGETPINLSGGLKAKGHPVGATGASQIAEVTKLLSGKHPNSELVEDATTALAHNAGGTVASATVHVLEVSDA, from the coding sequence ATGAGTGACGTACGTGTTGCAGGTGTTGGCGTGACCTCCTTCGGGAACATGCCCGAGAAAACCGGCCGGGAGCTCTTCGCGACGGCGAGTATCGAAGCGTTCGAGGACAGTGGCGTCCCCCGTGAGGACGTCGACGCGCTCCTCTACGGCAACTTCATGGGCGAACTGTCGGAGCACCAGGGCCACCAGGGGCCGCTCATGGCCGAGGCCGCCGGAGTTCAGGCCCCGGCGACCAGATACGAGTCGGCGTGTGCCTCGAGCGGGACCGCCGTTCGGGACGCGGTCTTGCGCCTTCGAAACGGCGAGGACGACGTGATCCTCGTCGGCGGGGCCGAACGGATGACCAACCTCGGAACGGCGGGGGCGACGGAGGCGCTCGCAATCGCCGCGGACGACCTCTGGGAGGTTCGGGCCGGGACGACGTTCCCCGGCGCGTACGCGTTGATGGCACAGGCGTACTTCGATGAGTACGGGGGCGAGCACGAAGATCTCGCCCACATCGCCGTCAAGAACCACGAGAACGCGTTGCCGAACGACAAAGCGCAGTACCAGCGTGCGATCGACGTCGAGGACGTCCTCGAGGCACCACAGGTCTCCTCGCCGCTCGGTCTCTACGACGCCTGTCCGCTCTCCGACGGGGCGGCGGCGCTCGTCCTGACGAGCGAATCCTACGCCGAGGAACACGACCTCGAGAGCGCCGTCTCGATCACGGGCACCGGACAGGGCGGCGACCGAATGGCGTTACACGACCGCGAGTACCTCGCGCGCTCACCCGCTGCCCGCGACGCTGGCGAGGAGGCCTACGCCGATTCGGGCATCGGCCCTGCAGACGTCGATTTCGCGGAAGTCCACGACTGTTTCACCATCGCGGAAGTGCTCGCGATCGAGTCCCTCGACCTCTTCCAGATCGGCGAGGGAATCTCCGCGGCTCGAGACGGCCGAACGACGGCCGACGGCGAGACGCCGATCAATCTCTCCGGTGGGCTGAAAGCGAAGGGCCATCCGGTGGGCGCGACCGGCGCGTCACAGATCGCTGAGGTCACGAAGCTCCTCTCCGGCAAACACCCCAACAGCGAGCTCGTCGAGGACGCGACGACGGCCCTCGCGCACAACGCGGGTGGCACCGTCGCCAGTGCGACCGTCCACGTTCTGGAGGTGAGTGACGCATGA
- a CDS encoding Zn-ribbon domain-containing OB-fold protein yields the protein MSENETGPRDAGFDEWLDAAEENAAYYLECPDEHGSLPPRRVCPDCGATDLEEVELPDTGVVQTFTVTHVPTPAFEEDAPYATAVASFGAVRITGQIVGIDLEAIENGLEVEIEVTVSETTGERVLSFAPV from the coding sequence ATGAGCGAGAACGAGACGGGCCCACGAGACGCCGGCTTCGACGAGTGGCTCGACGCCGCCGAGGAGAACGCGGCCTACTACCTCGAGTGCCCCGATGAACACGGCTCCCTCCCACCCCGCCGGGTCTGTCCCGACTGTGGGGCGACCGACCTCGAGGAAGTCGAACTCCCCGACACCGGCGTGGTCCAAACGTTCACCGTCACCCACGTCCCCACACCGGCCTTCGAGGAGGACGCCCCCTACGCGACGGCCGTCGCGAGCTTCGGGGCCGTGCGCATCACCGGACAGATCGTCGGGATCGACCTCGAGGCCATCGAGAACGGCCTCGAGGTCGAGATCGAAGTGACGGTCTCGGAGACGACGGGCGAACGGGTCCTTTCGTTTGCGCCCGTCTGA